DNA from Mesorhizobium sp. B2-1-1:
CGGCCAGGTGTTGTAGCTCAGGCCGGCGTGGAGCCCGGCGACCAGACCGCCGAGATAGATCTGGATCAGCGCCAGAAGCACTACGAGACCAGCCAGTTTCTGGGTCGAACGATCGGCCGCAGGTTCCGAATGCGGCGCCAAGCCGCGCGCGACGACCATGGTCGCCGTGAAGATCAGCGCGGCAAGCGTCAAATGGGTGGCGAGCCGGTACTGGCTGACCGAGACGCGGTCGACCAGACCGGAGGCAACCATCCACCAGCCGATAGCGCCCTGCAGACCGCCGAGAAGCAGGATGCCGACCAGCTTCGGCCCCAGTCCGCGCTCGATGCGGCGCGCCGCCCAGAAGAACAGCAGCGGCAAGGCGAAGACCAGGCCGACGCTGCGCGCCAGGAGACGATGCGCCCACTCCCACCAGAAGATCGACTTGAATGCCTCGATGCTCATGCCCTTGTTGAGCTCGGCATATTGCGGGATCTGCTGATAACGCTGGAATTCCTCTTGCCATTCGGCGTCGTTGAGCGGCGGGATGACGCCGTGGATCGGCTGCCACTCGGTGATCGACAGGCCGGACTCGGTGAGCCTTGTGGCGCCGCCGACCAGCACCAGCGCGAACAGCACCAGAAGCACGACGTAGAGCCAGCCGCGCACCAGCGCGCGGTTGTGCAGATCGCGGTCACGCGCCTCGTAAGGCGCGGCAGTAATGGCGGCCATGGATTTATCCCGGCAGGTTGAAGTCGCGGATTGGTGGACCATCGCATTCCCGCATGCAAGACCGGGCGGCGCGGCACGCCGTCGCGCCGCGTCTGTCGGGTTGCACAGCTTCGCGTCAAGGCCTATGGCGAAGCCGACACATTGAGCTGGGCCGCACTTTACCCCGGCTCCTGGAGGCCAACCATGCCCGTGCGCCTGAAAAAGCTGATCGGAATGTTCCTGCTGGTGGCGCTTGTCATCATCTATGCGCTGGTCGCATCGATCTTCGCGGTCGCCCGGCTGTCCGAGGCGGGCCCGTGGACGCATTTCCTGTTCTTCCTGCTAAGCGGTCTGCTCTGGGTGCTGCCGGCGATGGGCATCATCAAATGGCTGATGCTGGAGCCTCGGCCCAAGCGCTGAACCGTTGCCGGCCGGCCTCAGATGGTGACCACCATCTTTCCGGCATTGGCGAGCGGCGTCGTCACGCCAGACAGCATGGTGCGGATGTGGGCGAGGTTCTGATAACGGCCGTTGACCGAGATGCGCGGCAATGCGTGCAGGAAGCCGGCGTGTTCGGCGCGCAGCACGCCATGACGGGTGGTCACGGCCGAGGTGTAGCCGGCATCGCGGACAAAGCCCACTTCGCGGCAGCCGACGGCGCTGGCATAGCCGTAGGGATAGGCGAAATGGCGCGGCTCCTCGCCCAGCTCGGCTCGCAGGATGGACTTCACCCCGACGATTTCGTGCCGCGCGTCGGCTTCTGAAAGCCGCTTCAGATTGCTGTGGTTGATCGTATGAGCACCGATCGTTACGAGCGGATGCGCTGCGATCGCGCGGATCTCCGACCAAGTCATCAGCGTGTCGACGCGCGGCCGGCCGGCGTCGACGCCGTTCGCATGCGCCAGTTCGCGCAGCACGGCGCGCAGGTCCTCCTCGCGAACCTCGCTGGTGAGATAGGTGTGCAGCCGTGCGATGGCCTGGAGCTTTTTGGCCGGGCTGGTGCAGTCGATCGTCGTTTTCCCTTCGGACGTCGTCAGGGTCAGGCGATCGCCCGCGTTGACGAGATCCTCGACCACGTCCCACCACAGATCCGCAGTGCCGTTGATAAGCCCCGGAGCCACATAGATGGTGATCGGCGCGCCGTGCTTTTCCAGCACCGGCAAGGCCTCGGTCATGTTGTCGCGATAGGCGTCGTCGGCGGTGATGGCGGCGAACTGGCCGCCCTTGCCGCGCGCCGCGATACGCTCCACCGCCTCGTCCATCGAGACGAAGGCGTAGCCATCCGCCTTCAGGCCGGCGATCATGGCGTCGAGGAAGCCGGGCGCAATGTTGAGATGACGGTTGACGCTGTCGGGCTTTTCGGGCTTTGCCGTAACGCGGTGCAGCATGAGGATGGCGCCAATACCGCCGACCAGCGGTTTGGCCAGCGGTGCGAGGCCGGTATAGCGGGCGACGTTGAGCGCCAGCTTTCGGATTGCCTCCCCGCCGTCGATCATTCCTTCACCTTTTGCGCCTAGGCTGAACCAAGCACGGATACGCCTGAGCGCCCCCAAATCGGCAGCAATACGCCCTAAGGATTGAGGTATGGTTGACGCGGCCGCGTCATTTGACGGCAATCGCCTGGCGGCAATCGAAGCCCCGCCCAGTGTGCCGCCGATAGAGCCGGCTGGGCTGTCGGTTTCCACCGCTTCCGCCGATGGGCTCGCGGCCTATGCCGCGTTCTGCCGCTCCGCCGTGTTCGCGCCGGCGCAGAGCGCGGTTTGGATCCGCAACTGGGCCGCGCAGGTCGAGCCGGACCCGGTCGTGGCGATGCTGAATTGCGAAGGCAGACCGGTTTTCGCACTGGCGCTGGAGGTCGTCGGCCATGGGCCATTCCGTGTTGCCCGCTTCATGGGTGGCCGCCACGCCAATGGCAATTTCGTCGCCGCCGACCCGCAAT
Protein-coding regions in this window:
- a CDS encoding polysaccharide deacetylase family protein gives rise to the protein MIDGGEAIRKLALNVARYTGLAPLAKPLVGGIGAILMLHRVTAKPEKPDSVNRHLNIAPGFLDAMIAGLKADGYAFVSMDEAVERIAARGKGGQFAAITADDAYRDNMTEALPVLEKHGAPITIYVAPGLINGTADLWWDVVEDLVNAGDRLTLTTSEGKTTIDCTSPAKKLQAIARLHTYLTSEVREEDLRAVLRELAHANGVDAGRPRVDTLMTWSEIRAIAAHPLVTIGAHTINHSNLKRLSEADARHEIVGVKSILRAELGEEPRHFAYPYGYASAVGCREVGFVRDAGYTSAVTTRHGVLRAEHAGFLHALPRISVNGRYQNLAHIRTMLSGVTTPLANAGKMVVTI
- a CDS encoding DUF2842 domain-containing protein produces the protein MPVRLKKLIGMFLLVALVIIYALVASIFAVARLSEAGPWTHFLFFLLSGLLWVLPAMGIIKWLMLEPRPKR
- a CDS encoding COX15/CtaA family protein; its protein translation is MAAITAAPYEARDRDLHNRALVRGWLYVVLLVLFALVLVGGATRLTESGLSITEWQPIHGVIPPLNDAEWQEEFQRYQQIPQYAELNKGMSIEAFKSIFWWEWAHRLLARSVGLVFALPLLFFWAARRIERGLGPKLVGILLLGGLQGAIGWWMVASGLVDRVSVSQYRLATHLTLAALIFTATMVVARGLAPHSEPAADRSTQKLAGLVVLLALIQIYLGGLVAGLHAGLSYNTWPLMDGKIIPGDLLILEPAWRNFFESPKTVQFVHRIGAYTVFVVALWHMIAARRRLPGSTHARRATLLFALVLVQASVGIGTLLMHVPLHMALTHQGFALVLLGFAAAHWRGTKGAYPLPHEIALGR